The DNA segment CTGGTAAGATGGAAACAAGCAGGAAATGCAAATTTTAATCCTGCTTGGCTTCTGTGAAAAGCTAGCTACAATGCCTTCCATATTATTCTCAAATGGAAATATTATTCCTTTAAACACAAGCAAAGAATAGATGAAGGACAGTtaaatagacaaaattaaaatccattttcATTGATGGCCCAATTTTAAACACTGTTTATTTCCAATCCTCATTGGCCTTTATGGGTAAATATTTTAGCACAAAGAGTAGGAAAGAAATCAATTTAGAAGTTCCTTTCTCACAGAAGCTGCATTCTGAGAGATGGAATAACttacagctttaaaaataaagtttctatTTTCATCTTCTGCAAAGACGACACACAAAACCATTGAGGAATGCTTTAAAGAGATTCTGGATaattattccaagatatttcttCTTCATACATACAAAGGGGTGATGAGGAGATTTTCTCTTTACAGTCACAAAGGAATGGGCACACAGTGAAAGAAATATGAAGTATTCTCCCTTAACTCACACAGTGTACAGAAACTGAGAGATCGAGGTAGCCATGACATatcattttaaatgcatttacaTAATAAGTACATACACAAATGATAATGAAGCTATGGCAGTTTGTTATAGGACATTTACACTCCTGATTCACTTTCTTgagtttcattattttatttacaagtAAACTGAGACTCTGGATTTTAGAAACTCACACTTTTAGTATATCTTGATACTTACAGGGCAATGACTTTAGGGGTACACTAAATTGGCTCAATTTTGACATTCTTGGGAATGATAtgaattaaacaaaatatttaatttatgagAAAGAAATGTGGTAGAACTGTAAAATTGTTCTATGTGAATAACTTGTACCaaggtaaattttaatttttaacatttttctacaATTATCTTTTGCAATATAATATTGTACTTAAAGTAACATCTCTCATTACCAGTAAAAGTAGTTACACTCACAGACATTATAATCAGCTATTAACTGTTTAAGCAGCCAGATAGCACATACGTTCAAGGAACTTGACAGCATTGGAGGTATAAGAGATTCCATATTAAATCAATAGGAACACTAAATTTTAACataaatgtgtttaaaatattatctatatTGAATATACCCAAGAATTATACTAATTTGAAATGCTAAATACAGCATGAActtcttttaaatacttttacaTTAAAGAACACTTCAAATAATACTCTGATTTTAATGTACATACATGACAGACAAAATCCTACTCACATTTTTTCaagataaaatatacaaataagcaTTTGAATGAAAATTCAGGAAGAAAAAGTTATGTCATGTTGTGATTATAAAGGTCCTTTATACTCCCTTTATGTCCCAAGAAAtcaagagggttttttttttaaattctgttagtAATGTTAGTAAGTCATAAGCAGCTTAAAGAATATAGTATAAAATTGGAACATGCCATTCTTTCCTCAATAAAATACAATGTACACCAAATTCAAAACACTTACTCCTTTGTGTAGGAAATGAGTTAATCAACATGGTGTAAAAGGTGAGtaaattttgaaagtcagattatgAAAGTAATGATATGTGTTCTGTAATTTAAtgccagagaaagaaaataaatctatttaaatgtGACTTTAGTGCTTATATATTCCCTAGGTAGTTTCAAAATTAAGATATAATCTTTTTCAAATACCTGCCTAAAGCCGTGTTTCTACACTCATGTGATTGAAGTTCTGTTTCATATTCAAGAAATACTAATGCATTTTCTCAAAGTATCAGGGAGTATAAACAACTTTACATTCTCCTTTGGTAGATAAAAATAGCAAGAAGTTCTTTTTACGTATTTATAGAAAAAGGAAACATGATtacaacaaaaaatttttttaacgaTTAAAGTAGTGGAACAACATGATTACAATCAacctaaaaaaagtaaaattgtttTCTATCATCCAACTTTTAAGCAGAGTGCTGGATAATTATAACGATTTTCTTGGCAACACTATGCTAGTTCAAAGCactgaagtttttgttttcattttttttgtttggttggtctTAAAAATATCTCTTTCCCTGGATACCTTTAAGAGGGCAGTTTGGATAGTTCAGCTTCATTTCCAAACTCCTGGATATGATGTTTAAATTCTTCAGCAATCAGACTGGGCAAGTAATTCCAGGTTTCATGATTGATACATTAACCATCAGTATGTACAAGACAGCATTCTATTACATTACCATTGTTTAAATTCAGAGCAAGCAAACATAGAAACAGCATGTTAGAACTCCATTACTGCACTGCACTGTTTCTTCCATAAATTTTAAGCTTTGTTCTCCAGATTACAGCTAAAGAAACACACGGTTCGACTGGGGCATCATTTTtaatgtggtttttgttttgtttgcttttatagtgggaaacccagattaaaaaattaataatcttagccaaattttgaaatcacaaatcattgaaatattttggaaaaggAATGGAATTATGTTGTTCCTAGAAAGTTATATCTCACTGCAGATTTCAATAGTTGATGTCCTGGAATCAGTCTAGGACAAGAAAAATAACATGTTATCAAAATCAGATGGTTGTGTTTTAGGAACCTTATTTGCCAAGCATGCTACATGGCTAAAATTCACATTATCAAAATACTGATGCACAAAATCAAAGTTTTGAACTTAACAACAGTGGATACCAATGTTATTCCAAGCTAACTAaaaatgctgttttcattttgaatCTACAATGTAGTTTCATCCATAAATTATATCTATGTCAGTCTTTCACCATTCTTTGTACCTCACTTCTAAATCACAAGACTATTTCAACTCAAATCATTGGAATTTGTTAGAAATTtttaggggagggagggagaataaaGTACCTCGAATATATGTCTAAAGCAGTGACAGCTATATAGAAAGCCCTAAAAAAATTGggctttaatttttattctccTCTATTTTGCAAATGTATAGATTTCACTATAGTTTAATGGGGGATCTGTGTTGGATAAGACGGTTTTGTCAGCATATCTTGTTTATATGACAATCATCAACACTGATTCTCAAACAATTATTTATACTCATTGTTTTTCTAAGGTCAtaacaacaaaatattatttgCTCTGAAAGGTGTTCAtagaaaataatctgaaaaatcaTTCTCTTAAATTCACGTCTCTCATTTCTACTACAATAAACACAAAATGTCTTCCATAATTCATGTAAAAACATATGCAAAAAGGTGCATCTTATTCCCCAAGTAAAGGCAGCTTAATGCAATATATGCATTCCTTTCTAataaacatttcatatttttcagaACACCAGAGTCAGAAAAAAATCTGTAGAAAGTATTTGATTCTCCTTTCACAAtataaaatttctaataaataGTCTTACATCCAACAATCTACCAAAACCATTTTATTTCCCCACTTCCATATTCCTACCCAATGAGTAATGAAGTAAATTTAAATACCACCCTTAATTCTCCTcttgaaaatgtatttctcacTTTGTTTAAAGTAAAGTAGAATATTTCCACTTTTTGCTACAGTAATATTTTATTCTACTGTCAGAATTTCCTTAAGGAACAATGAACTTTTATTGCACTGGCTGACACTTTTCCGCATTTTCTATgatgtttctttgaaaagaagACACCTactgtatttgaatttttaaatacataataccTTTTTCAATGCTCACTTATCTTGTTAGCATTCTGAAGTATCAGTGAATATAAGATGCCTCTTCTAGCATTAATGACAAATTGAAGAGTAGATggcaagaataaagaaaattgtaGATGTAGCACAAAATGAAGCATTCAAATTAGTTTTAGCATCAAATTAGTCTGCCTAAGCTCACCAATTTATGTCTACAAAATATTTAGTAATGAATACAAAACTACTGTTAACTATGGAATAAAaagtttatgatttatttatattttaaaatgggaaaaaatcacCTAAGGTATGTGAGAACCCACTGATTATAAGACTGtcctttcatttaataaaaaccTAATGACAACCAGTAACTCATTCTCATGAGCATTTACTTTTTATGTTTTGTCTGATTCATGGAGCTATTTCTCTTATGATATCTTAACAATATAACAAAAAATGCCATCATAGGAATATGATATCTTAGCAGTATAACAAAAAAATGTCATCATGGGAAAGAGTTATCAATTATgacctttcaaaatattttaaaaacaaaaatatgaatttatttgtaaaatatttcaatattttcctttatgcATGCCTTGCTTACTGTATGTTCATATAGCTAAATAAAATTAGTCTAACTCATAGAACATCTTTGTGCCTCTGAAAATAGATTAAACCAGAACTTGTGCTTTTGAGTAGCTTTGTGAGTCAATCTACCAAAACCAATGATATACAAATGTAATTCACAAATCCCACCCTGTGCTTACTTTTTAAAGCAAGTTACAAATTTAGCCTAAGGAAAAGTGTTATTTGGAAATGCAACACAATAAGGTGTTATCATAAAGGAGACCTTTCTGTTGAGAAATGTTTTCAAGAAGCAGAATAACTGGAACTAGGAAATGAGAGTGCCCTTTTGAATGGTTAAATATAAACAGAAACATACTCTGAGGGTAGATGAAGTATCTATTCTGTTTATCGCCCATCAAACATCCACCAAAAGTAGATGGGACTCAACTGACGTAGAAACAGTTACTGCCCCGTCATACAAAGCATAACCGAAATTCCACACAGACTAGGGTACTATTTCATCTTAGCTTTCGCACCATCACTGAATTAGATTACCACTGTAGCAAAAGTGCACCCACAACTGAATTAAAAACTTACCTTTACCAGGTGATTAAGAGagaaattttgatattatttGTATAATGTAACTGTTCACATCCTTGAATGATCTCCACTCCTGAAGCTATTTCCACAATTATGGTAAATCATTTACACTGTTATCTTGAATTGGTAGTCTGCTTTAATATCTCTAATTTTTGGCAAGAGGAAATGCCTAGCTAATATCAGTACCACTTTATTAAGCctgaataaattttcaaaagacaTTATTCACCAAAACAGAGATTACGTACATTTTTAATTTCCCAGACAAAATAAAACAGTGTACATGTGACAGGACTTTGTGAGACAAAAAAGTGCAGATAGATTCCATTACTTGATTTTTATTAAGGAATCAAACataattaattcagttaatttaaTTATGGATTTCTAGGATGAATTTGCATTCATTTCTCCATGTGATATAGATTAAAAAGACAGCATGAACTCTGGTTTCTTTATAtctattacattttaatttattgtgCACAGATTTCTTGGTCTTAATATGGTCATAGTTTCCTACATACCTACTAGAGAAGGCAaacatatttcattttccaaaagtcattattttttaagaatgtcTCCTGAAGGGCTCTGAATTCCTtacataaatatgcaaatatttaaacGGACATGAGTATCTAAAATAGAGATCTCATGTATACTTCATTCTCTTTCTTGAAGATTAGAGTGATCATGCTTTCATTTATCTAATCCAAATTCTTACTATATTGTGCAAATATAGGTTTGATGAACCAGAATAATTTTTAGTTCCTAATATGAAAATGACACTTTTCTTTACAGGGATCTGGAGGCATGGTGAGATAGAATGGGGGAGGACATCTACGTGTCATTTAATTTCCTTGAGCAGCCAAAATTTTCCCAAATTAAGATTGGATTCTCAATTCCATTAGTATTAAGAACTGCTTGTTCGATTTGAAAAGACTTCCACCATCATGTATCTAGCCCAAACTCTTGTGGCCCTCAGGCACACAATGGTACAGAGGACAGTGCTACAATCCttgttttggagtttttccagtatATTCTCCAGCAAGAAGGGCCACACTGCCATCTACAGACACAATTACCCCTATTATAATGATCATTCTGCACCCAATTTTCCTACAATAATTAGTCATTTTGTTCTGATTGTCtatcaaactttttaaattaatctatgtatctattttgatatttctgcagaatattttcattttgatccCTCTTTGAAGTCATAACATTCTGTAAAGTTCCAAatcaacagaaaattattttacaataacataaagtaaaaaaagcTACATAGGACACATAAATTACCTACCGGTCTGGTGTGTACAGACACAGGGGCCTTGAAGGTTGTCACCGGATAGCTGCACTCAGAAACGCTGTAGGGATCAGAACTGCTGGAGGAGCACTTGGAGATGGAATCACAGGCCACAAAGGTGTTATCGAGAGGCAGTTCCTGAATGATGTGGTGCTTAGAATTCAGGGGCGTCTCAGGCTGGATCTGGAAGGTCGGCTGTGGAGAGGCAGATTTGTAGTGTCGGGCCAAATCAGGGCTGTCAGGCTTGAATGTGGTAGGTGTTGTGCCCCAGTTGTACTTGCCCATGGTTTGCTCTTCCAGCTCAATGGGAAGGTCAAGTGTGACACTGTTTCCATCATTGTCAGCATCATCTGCCTTTGCTTCTTCAATAGTGACAAAGTTAAGCAGCAAGTTCTTAGGggcattcttcttcttcttcttcttctttttcttcatcatTATCATCTGTCTGTTTTCTGGGTTTGGGGTAACCCATTCagaattctgtttgtttttctgagCAGCCTTAAGATGTGGTGCTTGGCGACATCTTACGACAGCAGTGATGAAAATAACTAGGATGACAGTTATGGTGCCAGCAACAATGGCAACCATGATCTTGACATAGTCACTGGTTGGTGAGGATGCATCAGCTGTCTCAACATTTTGTGTCACTGGTGTTTCAATGCTTTTGTGCACCAATTCATTAATCAGTGTAGCATTGGTCACTGATTCATTCACGAACAGATTGACAACTATAACATTGAAGAGGGAATCAGGTTGTCCTAAGTCCTTAGCTTTTACTACCAATCTGTGTAAACCAAGGTCAGCAACAACACATTTCTCTTTCAGTGTGATATTTCCTGATGTTTGGTCAATTATAAACAGACCCTTTGCGTTTCCCCCTGCAATGCTGTAACGAATTTCTGCATTCATGCCAGTATCATTGTCAACAGCAACTACCTGAAAGACCACTGCTCCTGGATTAGTAGATGGTAGAACCAATTCATAGGAGTAGTTGGAAGGAGGGATAACAAAAACTGGTTTGTTGTCATTGACATCAACCACATTAATGGTTACTTTGGCAGTTGAAGAGCGTGATACCCTACCACCATCCTCAGCTTTTACATAGAAAGTGTAAGACTCTTGCTTTTCTCTATCAAATGAGATATTTGGTCGGATGACACCAGTCTGTGGATCAATGGTGAACTCATCATTCACATCTACAATGGAGAGAGTGACTGCAGAATTCTCTCCATAGTCAGGATCAGTTACAGTGATGAGTCCCACTGTGCCATGTCTTGGGAGGTTTTCTGGGACATAGAAGTTGTACTCATTGTGAGTGAAAATTGGGCTGTTATCATTCTGATCAAGAACAGTCACTAAGACTGTGGCATTAGTTATTAAGGGTGGAATGCCATTATCTTTTGCCAGAACTGTGAAgtaatatttttcctgtttttctctatCTAGTTTCTTTACTGCAGTCAGAATGCCTGTACGATGATCCAGATTGAATTCAGGTGGAGCATCAGTGCCCAGCAGGTAATTGATCTCAGCATTCCGCCCACTGTCTGCATCGGTTGCACTTATTTTTGTCAACTGAGTGCCAGGAGAGTTATTTTCAGGAACAGAAATACTTATGAAAGGCTGGGTGAAAACTGGAGCATTGTCATTTTCATCTTTCACTTTGACGAGGAGCATGGATGACTGATTCAAAGGAGGTTTGCCAGCATCCGCAGCCAACAATTTAATGGCATATTCTCTAGTGGACTCATAGTCAAGATATGCAGCAGTCTCCAGGAGGAACTGATTACTAAATACTGGTCTTAATCTGAAAGGGACTTCATGATCTGTGAAACACGTCACCCTACCATTATGGTCAGCATCCTTATCTGTCACAGTTATGAGAGCAACTTTGGTATTGAGTGGGGCATTTTCTGAAAGAACCACGGTGCCATTTGTTGGATTGATGATGTATCTTATGTCAATCGATGGGACATTATCATTGATATCTGTAACGTTTACCAATACCATTGCTCTTGCTGGCATTGATCCACCATCAGTTGCCAAAACCAGTAACTTGTGGCTTGGTGCTTCTTCCCTATCCAGTGGTTCTTTGACTGTGATAAGTCCAGTGGTCGTGTTGAGATGAAACAGTCTCTTGGCAATGTTGGAGACTAGATTGCTGAAATAGAAATGAATCTTGGCATTTTCACCTATGTCAGCATCTGTAGCATGGAGCTGTGTCACTGAAGTACCTACAGGAGCATTTTCAGGTATACTGACTTCAATCTCATTTTCCTTGAAGACTGGGCGGTTGTCATTTGTATCAGCAACACTTACTTGCAAGATAGCGGTACTGGATCTTTGAGGAAAGCCACCATCTTCAACCTTTACTTTCATCACATAGGTATCCTTCTCTTCCCTATCTAATTCCTTTTGAACAATCAGTTGTGGCATCTTGTCTCCTTCTGGTGTTTCAATGACATCAAGCCCAAAAATATTTTGACCCTGGAAAAACATGTAATGAAATACAATTTAACTTTGTTAATAATACAAATTAATATACCAATATCAATATATATCATGAAATGATTTAGCCATGTTAACTTATGTAATGAGAACAACTTTCAATTCCTTGAAGACACATGACATAGTAAGATGTCATAGCAAGACAGAAATAGGTGCCAGAAAACCTGTGTCCTAAATCTCAACTCTGTGTATCACTAATATTGTGATAAGAAGCATGGTTATTCtacatgaattaaaatatattttactgtaGATATATGTCTAATATGTTTTTTAGCCATCAAATGTAACCAGCAAGTATAGAATATTCATCAAAGACAGCAGCATTCAAGACATCTAATAAATAGAGTCAAAACCTTTGGTAGATGGATGAAATAAAAGGATTTACTGTTATAACAAATTTATGTAAAGTATCAGtacacagaatttcatttttttcctctaggaacatatgatgaaataaaattatattggaGATTAACAATGCAATGTTTTTAacctctccctgtcttttttaaataagcaagcaCAAAGGGCACATACTGAAATGTAGAATTGGAAAAGATAGGTTAGcacagcaccttttttttttttctttatgcacCTGAAGCTACAGTATGGGgatgtttaaaaaacatttccCTATCTGAACTACAATCAGATGAGCCCTAGACAGACAAATAGTGAATATGCCAGCTGATGGAGGAATAGTACTGACTTGCTCTCAGGTGGTTCCTGCCCAGTGTTACATGCGGAATTTTGACAGAaatgaatagaataaaaagaTAGTGAGAGTGTGAAGCaaagatcagaagaggaacttaAGATTCCTATTACATGAGTCATCTTTAAATAtacatgtattcattcattcatgtatgcatatatatgagggggcttcaaagagttcatggaaatgcacattatcttttaattctattttccacgaaCTATCTGAACCTCCTCATATATGATACTGTCGCCTGTTTTAAACCTCTAATAGTACCTTATGATTTCCctttatagtttttattaaaatgcatatattcACTTAATTAATATAAAGCCGTTACTATCAGTATCATAATTAAATACTTAGATTGTCATTGATTTTTCTCACATCTTAGCTAGAAGTTGATTTTCCATTATATTAGCAAAACATGTTTGCTCACCAACATATATCCCCACTTCCTAGGCAAATGCTCTAATCATATTAGATATTCAATATATCAGCATGcaaagaattaataaaaatagtattGGATGCCATGAACTTTAATGAAATACAATTTAGAAACTATTTTTCTACTCATAACTGAGACATTTTGGATGTGAAACTTCCTAAAAGCTTTTTGGGATGCCATTACAAATACAAAATTATCATTAATTACTGTTTATTTCGATCAAATTATAATACTAAacactgtatttatttatattaaatattactatgataaaattctattttgcttaaaatatgctataaaagaaataataaatttccaGTTTGCCAATTTTCACACAGTAAACAGATATAACATGAAAAAAGTTTGCCTTGCTATATGTTTCAAGAAAAAACACATTCTTTAACTGGTCATATGACTAAAATAAGAATAGAGTTCTAAGTTTAATTGTATGAGTTAAAAACACAACCAATATACACACTTTAGTTCatataaaaagttgaaaaaatcaCATTGGAGCAAACTGgtgattttaattaatatttctgaaatgccATCTTAAAATTCATAATCAACATGTAATTCTTCCACCATATCATAGCCCTGTATTTGAATAAACGTATAAGTGAATGTGTAAGTGAATCTTAGCACTAAAAAAATCCAATGTAGTGCATAAATATCTTCAAGCaaatcacaagaaaaataaagcaatgtaTTTGGGTATTGCACAAGATTAAagggggatcttcaaaaagttcatgtataaAAGTGTATTATAAgacaactatgcatggatttcaaatttttttcaccaaaataaacttaccttttaattccattttccacaaacattttgaagtgtccttgtattAACACAGtataaaaggaaaaagtaaatgtTCTGTAGTTCTTGATTTCATATACAATTATACAACTATGACTATAATACACATGGAAAAAAAGAACAGGCtagtttaacttttaattttatggaCTTATGTTTGTGTATTTCCTGTTTACATATTTAGAGTTTAGTCTTATGTGTTTGCCTGACTTTTGAGTTGGtctttgctttcccaagcaaattaAGGCAAAGTTATGGCAGtggaagaattaaaaagaataaaaatactcTCTGTCTCAGTCATtttatgtaaaatggaaataatcttAGAagatagaattttctttttttatttatttatctgagggggggagagagcgagagagagagttagttcctATCTGCCAGCTCACTTCTTAAACGCTCATAAAGGCTGGCCTAGGTTGGGCCAAAGCTGAAGCTCGCAACTCAAGGCGGATCTctgatgtgagtggcaggaactcaatcacttgagccattatgtgTTGCTTCCATATTATGTGTTGCTTCCCATAGTGTGCTGTAGCAGAAAGCCAAGAGTccgaagctggagccaggtactcccaAGTACTCCCATATGGggcctgagaattttttttttaatttttattttattttttttttttttgacaggcagagtggacagtgagagagagagatagagagaaaggtcttcctttgccgttggttcaccctccaatggccgccacggccagtgcgctgcagccggtgcatc comes from the Oryctolagus cuniculus chromosome X, mOryCun1.1, whole genome shotgun sequence genome and includes:
- the PCDH11X gene encoding protocadherin-11 X-linked isoform X3 produces the protein MRTVRKWVLIQIFQVFCGLIQRTVTIVPGMDLLSGTYIFAVLLACVVFQSGAQEKNYTVREEMPENVLIGDLLKDLNLSLIPDKSLTSPMQFKLVYKTGDVPLIRIEEGTGEIFTTGARIDREKLCAGIMLDARCFYEVEVAVLPDEIFRLVKIRFLIEDINDNAPLFPATVINISIPENSAINSRYALPAAVDPDIGINGVQNYQLIKGQNIFGLDVIETPEGDKMPQLIVQKELDREEKDTYVMKVKVEDGGFPQRSSTAILQVSVADTNDNRPVFKENEIEVSIPENAPVGTSVTQLHATDADIGENAKIHFYFSNLVSNIAKRLFHLNTTTGLITVKEPLDREEAPSHKLLVLATDGGSMPARAMVLVNVTDINDNVPSIDIRYIINPTNGTVVLSENAPLNTKVALITVTDKDADHNGRVTCFTDHEVPFRLRPVFSNQFLLETAAYLDYESTREYAIKLLAADAGKPPLNQSSMLLVKVKDENDNAPVFTQPFISISVPENNSPGTQLTKISATDADSGRNAEINYLLGTDAPPEFNLDHRTGILTAVKKLDREKQEKYYFTVLAKDNGIPPLITNATVLVTVLDQNDNSPIFTHNEYNFYVPENLPRHGTVGLITVTDPDYGENSAVTLSIVDVNDEFTIDPQTGVIRPNISFDREKQESYTFYVKAEDGGRVSRSSTAKVTINVVDVNDNKPVFVIPPSNYSYELVLPSTNPGAVVFQVVAVDNDTGMNAEIRYSIAGGNAKGLFIIDQTSGNITLKEKCVVADLGLHRLVVKAKDLGQPDSLFNVIVVNLFVNESVTNATLINELVHKSIETPVTQNVETADASSPTSDYVKIMVAIVAGTITVILVIFITAVVRCRQAPHLKAAQKNKQNSEWVTPNPENRQMIMMKKKKKKKKKNAPKNLLLNFVTIEEAKADDADNDGNSVTLDLPIELEEQTMGKYNWGTTPTTFKPDSPDLARHYKSASPQPTFQIQPETPLNSKHHIIQELPLDNTFVACDSISKCSSSSSDPYSVSECSYPVTTFKAPVSVHTRPPMKEAVRSHTPMKESTTVEIWTHPQPQSQRRVTFHLPEGSQESSSDGGLGDHDASSLPSTAHALPLGYPQEEYFDHATPNNRTEGDGNSDPESTFIPGLKKAAEITVQPTVEEASDNCTHECLILGHSDSCWMPASLTHSSPSQGQASTLCRSPPLTQSTLRRRSPPVTQTIALCHSPPVTQAIALCHSPPPVQASALHHSPPLAQATALCHSPPAAQGSALRYSPPLAQAVPIRRSPPLPQAATLHRNQAQPPMAMQQGWVQGAGADGLRSLDQSVQGSTRAQFYTMSERIHHSDDSIKVIPLTTFTPGQQARPSRGDSPIMEEHPL
- the PCDH11X gene encoding protocadherin-11 X-linked isoform X4, whose protein sequence is MRTVRKWVLIQIFQVFCGLIQRTVTIVPGMDLLSGTYIFAVLLACVVFQSGAQEKNYTVREEMPENVLIGDLLKDLNLSLIPDKSLTSPMQFKLVYKTGDVPLIRIEEGTGEIFTTGARIDREKLCAGIMLDARCFYEVEVAVLPDEIFRLVKIRFLIEDINDNAPLFPATVINISIPENSAINSRYALPAAVDPDIGINGVQNYQLIKGQNIFGLDVIETPEGDKMPQLIVQKELDREEKDTYVMKVKVEDGGFPQRSSTAILQVSVADTNDNRPVFKENEIEVSIPENAPVGTSVTQLHATDADIGENAKIHFYFSNLVSNIAKRLFHLNTTTGLITVKEPLDREEAPSHKLLVLATDGGSMPARAMVLVNVTDINDNVPSIDIRYIINPTNGTVVLSENAPLNTKVALITVTDKDADHNGRVTCFTDHEVPFRLRPVFSNQFLLETAAYLDYESTREYAIKLLAADAGKPPLNQSSMLLVKVKDENDNAPVFTQPFISISVPENNSPGTQLTKISATDADSGRNAEINYLLGTDAPPEFNLDHRTGILTAVKKLDREKQEKYYFTVLAKDNGIPPLITNATVLVTVLDQNDNSPIFTHNEYNFYVPENLPRHGTVGLITVTDPDYGENSAVTLSIVDVNDEFTIDPQTGVIRPNISFDREKQESYTFYVKAEDGGRVSRSSTAKVTINVVDVNDNKPVFVIPPSNYSYELVLPSTNPGAVVFQVVAVDNDTGMNAEIRYSIAGGNAKGLFIIDQTSGNITLKEKCVVADLGLHRLVVKAKDLGQPDSLFNVIVVNLFVNESVTNATLINELVHKSIETPVTQNVETADASSPTSDYVKIMVAIVAGTITVILVIFITAVVRCRQAPHLKAAQKNKQNSEWVTPNPENRQMIMMKKKKKKKKKNAPKNLLLNFVTIEEAKADDADNDGNSVTLDLPIELEEQTMGKYNWGTTPTTFKPDSPDLARHYKSASPQPTFQIQPETPLNSKHHIIQELPLDNTFVACDSISKCSSSSSDPYSVSECSYPVTTFKAPVSVHTRPPMKEAVRSHTPMKESTTVEIWTHPQPQSQRRVTFHLPEGSQESSSDGGLGDHDASSLPSTAHALPLGYPQEEYFDHATPNNRTEGDGNSDPESTAEITVQPTVEEASDNCTHECLILGHSDSCWMPASLTHSSPSQGQASTLCRSPPLTQSTLRRRSPPVTQTIALCHSPPVTQAIALCHSPPPVQASALHHSPPLAQATALCHSPPAAQGSALRYSPPLAQAVPIRRSPPLPQAATLHRNQAQPPMAMQQGWVQGAGADGLRSLDQSVQGSTRAQFYTMSERIHHSDDSIKVIPLTTFTPGQQARPSRGDSPIMEEHPL
- the PCDH11X gene encoding protocadherin-11 X-linked isoform X6; translated protein: MPQLIVQKELDREEKDTYVMKVKVEDGGFPQRSSTAILQVSVADTNDNRPVFKENEIEVSIPENAPVGTSVTQLHATDADIGENAKIHFYFSNLVSNIAKRLFHLNTTTGLITVKEPLDREEAPSHKLLVLATDGGSMPARAMVLVNVTDINDNVPSIDIRYIINPTNGTVVLSENAPLNTKVALITVTDKDADHNGRVTCFTDHEVPFRLRPVFSNQFLLETAAYLDYESTREYAIKLLAADAGKPPLNQSSMLLVKVKDENDNAPVFTQPFISISVPENNSPGTQLTKISATDADSGRNAEINYLLGTDAPPEFNLDHRTGILTAVKKLDREKQEKYYFTVLAKDNGIPPLITNATVLVTVLDQNDNSPIFTHNEYNFYVPENLPRHGTVGLITVTDPDYGENSAVTLSIVDVNDEFTIDPQTGVIRPNISFDREKQESYTFYVKAEDGGRVSRSSTAKVTINVVDVNDNKPVFVIPPSNYSYELVLPSTNPGAVVFQVVAVDNDTGMNAEIRYSIAGGNAKGLFIIDQTSGNITLKEKCVVADLGLHRLVVKAKDLGQPDSLFNVIVVNLFVNESVTNATLINELVHKSIETPVTQNVETADASSPTSDYVKIMVAIVAGTITVILVIFITAVVRCRQAPHLKAAQKNKQNSEWVTPNPENRQMIMMKKKKKKKKKNAPKNLLLNFVTIEEAKADDADNDGNSVTLDLPIELEEQTMGKYNWGTTPTTFKPDSPDLARHYKSASPQPTFQIQPETPLNSKHHIIQELPLDNTFVACDSISKCSSSSSDPYSVSECSYPVTTFKAPVSVHTRPPMKEAVRSHTPMKESTTVEIWTHPQPQRKSEGKKAGKSQRRVTFHLPEGSQESSSDGGLGDHDASSLPSTAHALPLGYPQEEYFDHATPNNRTEGDGNSDPESTFIPGLKKAAEITVQPTVEEASDNCTHECLILGHSDSCWMPASLTHSSPSQGQASTLCRSPPLTQSTLRRRSPPVTQTIALCHSPPVTQAIALCHSPPPVQASALHHSPPLAQATALCHSPPAAQGSALRYSPPLAQAVPIRRSPPLPQAATLHRNQAQPPMAMQQGWVQGAGADGLRSLDQSVQGSTRAQFYTMSERIHHSDDSIKVIPLTTFTPGQQARPSRGDSPIMEEHPL